In a genomic window of Scomber japonicus isolate fScoJap1 chromosome 17, fScoJap1.pri, whole genome shotgun sequence:
- the cdc40 gene encoding pre-mRNA-processing factor 17, producing MSAAVSSLVSYGSNSDSEDESETKIDAKKVDPNDPDATAHLKPLQQGHTMSVALLNSAPEVAVKESVETGVHLDPSLKEVTYNPTFETMFAPEFGPQNPFKTQQMAAPRNMLSGYAEPAHVNDFMFEQQRRTFSTYGYALDPSVDTHTVATTGYIGAVEEAEKNKGLTVFETGHKKSEKRKKIKGGDAAEIDNFLGPWAKYMDEKDVAKPSEDEQKELDEITAKRQKKGRNEEEAPAEEKTILHVKDMYDYQGRSYLHVPQDVGINLRSAEAPDKCYLPKKQIHVWSGHTKGVSAIRLFPSSGHLLLSSSMDCKIKLWEVYGERRCIRTFIGHSKAVRDICFNNTGTQFLSAAYDRYLKLWDTETGQCISRFTNRKVPYCVKFNPDEEKQNLFVAGMSDKKIVQWDSRTGEVVQEYDRHLGAVNTITFVDENRRFVSTSDDKSLRVWEWDIPVDFKYIAEPSMHSMPAVTLSPNGKWLACQSMDNQILIFGAQNRFRLNKKKVFKGHMVAGYACQVDFSPDMSYVVSGDADGKLNIWDWKTTKLYHRIKAHDKVCISALWHPHETSKVITCGWDGQIKLWD from the exons ATGTCTGCCGCCGTAAGCTCCCTCGTTTCCTACGGTAGCAACTCAGATTCAGAAGATGAATCGGAAACTAAGATTGATGCAAAGAAAGTGGACCCGAACGACCCGGACGCCACGGCTCACCTTAAACCTTTGCAGCAAGGACATACGATGTCTGTGGCTTTGCTCAATTCTGCCCCGGAGGTCGCCGTTAAG GAGTCTGTTGAGACCGGCGTACATCTGGACCCTTCATTGAAAGAAGTCACCTATAACCCAACATTTGAAACCATGTTTGCCCCAGAG TTTGGTCCTCAAAACCCGTTTAAAACGCAGCAGATGGCTGCCCCAAGGAACATGTTATCTGGCTACGCAGAACCTGCTCACGTCAACGACTTTATGTTTGAACAGCAAAGGAGGACCTTCTCAACCTATG GTTATGCTTTAGATCCAtctgttgacacacacacagtagccaCTACTGGCTACATTGGTGCAGTGGAAGAGGCTGAGAAAAATAAAG GTCTAACTGTGTTTGAGACTGGACATAAGAAgtcagagaaaaggaaaaagatcaAAGGAGGGGATGCAGCAGAGATTGACAACTTCCTTGGGCCGTGGGCGAAATATATGGATGAGAAAGATGTGGCCAAACCATCAGAG gaTGAGCAGAAGGAGCTGGATGAGATCACAGCCAAAAGgcagaagaagggaaggaatgaagaagaagCTCCAGCAGAAGAGAAGACTATTCTCCATG TTAAAGACATGTATGATTACCAGGGCAGGTCATACCTCCACGTCCCTCAGGATGTGGGTATCAACCTGCGTTCTGCAGAAGCTCCAGACAAGTGTTACCTGCCTAAGAAACAGATTCATGTTTGGTCAGGACATACCAAG GGTGTCAGTGCTATTCGACTGTTCCCAAGCTCTGGTCATCTCCTGCTCTCCAGCTCCATGGACTGTAAGATCAAG CTGTGGGAGGTGTACGGAGAGAGGAGGTGTATACGGACGTTTATCG GTCACAGCAAGGCAGTGCGAGACATTTGCTTCAACAACACCGGCACTCAGTTCCTCAGCGCTGCCTATGACCGCTACCTTAAACTGTGGGACACTGAGACAG GCCAATGCATCTCCCGCTTCACCAACAGGAAGGTACCATACTGCGTCAAGTTCAACCCAGATGAGGAAAAACAGAACCTTTTTGTGGCCGGCATGTCAGATAAAAAGATTGTTCAG TGGGACAGCAGGACGGGCGAGGTGGTTCAGGAGTACGACCGTCACCTGGGAGCCGTCAACACCATCACATTTGTTGATGAGAACCGTCGGTTTGTCAGCACATCAGACGACAAGAGTCTTCGAGTTTGGGAGTG ggaCATCCCTGTGGACTTCAAGTACATCGCTGAGCCCAGTATGCACTCAATGCCAGCTGTGACTCTTTCTCCCAACG GTAAGTGGCTTGCGTGTCAGTCCATGGACAACCAGATTCTGATCTTTGGAGCCCAAAACCGCTTCAGACTGAATAAGAAGAAGGTCTTCAAGGGCCACATGGTGGCTGGCTATGCATGCCAAGTGGACTTCTCTCCAGACATGAG ttaTGTGGTGTCAGGAGATGCAGATGGAAAGCTGAACATTTGGGACTGGAAGACTACAAAGCTTTACCACAGGATCAAGGCTCATGACAAGGTGTGCATCAGTGCCCTGTGGCATCCACATGAAACCTCTAAGGTCATCACATGTGGCTGGGACGGACAAATCAAACTCTGGGATTAG